The Indicator indicator isolate 239-I01 chromosome 32, UM_Iind_1.1, whole genome shotgun sequence genome contains a region encoding:
- the LOC128977435 gene encoding protein-arginine deiminase type-3-like, which produces MAQQRRVQLSTQRPTSTVCVLGTELSLDVCGSAPKGAVTFHVQGTPGVKLYVVHETQSIKLPSLVGRWPLAAGAEVLLAMDALSKDVGDEKVRISYFGESGGVPVGRAMLYLTCVEVSLDADTSRSGAVSRTLLDKATWTWGPDGHGAILLVNCDRDDPEARSLQGTKPDNRDTTVRSFADLKDMSQLVLRTRGPRTIFTGHRLVLHTDYSTADRVGVFYSGNSMALKEYKHVLGGLKLSYTIKPSRHQDESIFYVEGLSFPDVDFSGLVAFHVTLLESPEKDLLETPIFTDTVVFRMAPWIMTPNTLAPLEVFVCSVENNKDFVAAVRAMADSAKCPLTICPALDNRQDRWIQDEMEFGYIQAPHKTFPVVFDSPRDGGLMDFPVKRILGPDFGYVSRKAPEGASGLDSFGNLEVSPPVSVQGKEYPLGRILIGSSFPRFGGRRMAKAVKDFLIAQQVQAPVELFSDWLLVGHIDEFLSFVPAPDRKAFRLLLASPSACYQLLKEKQEEGFGEAAMFEGLQKVSKPTINEILANEELRKFNNYVQSCINWNRDILKRSLGLAEQDIIDLPQLFRGKVDSGAEAFFPDMVNMLVLGRHLGIPKPFGPVVGGQCCLEERVRALLEPLGLTCTFIDDFFSYHLLLGEVHCGTNVRRKPFAFKWWHMVP; this is translated from the exons ATGGCCCAGCAGCGCCGTGTCCAGCTCTCTACCCAGCGCCCCACCAGCACCGTCTGCGTGCTGGGCACTGAGCTCTCCCTGGACGTCTGTGG ctctgcacccaAAGGTGCTGTCACCTTCCACGTGCAGGGGACGCCGGGGGTGAAGCTCTATGTGGTGCATGAGACTCAGAGCATCAAGCTGCCCTCCCTCGTGGGCCGCTGGCCCCTGGCCGCCGGGGCCGAGGTGCTGCTGGCCATGGATGCTCTCAGCAAGGACGTGGGGGATGAAAag GTCAGGATTTCCTACTTTGGGGAGTCCGGCGGAGTGCCCGTAGGCAGAGCCATGCTGTACCTCACCTGTGTGG AGGTCTCGCTGGATGCCGACACCAGCCGCAGCGGAGCGGTCAGCAGGACGCTGCTGGACAAG GCTACTTGGACCTGGGGTCCTGATGGGCACGGAGCCATCCTGTTGGTGAACTGCGACCGCGACGACCCCGAGGCCAGGAGTCTGCAAGGCACCAAGCCGGACAACCGCGACACCACCGTCCGCTCCTTCGCCG acCTGAAGGACATGTCACAGTTGGTACTGCGCACCCGGGGTCCCCGCACCATCTTCACCGGCCACCGCCTCGTCCTCCACACCGACTACAGCACTGCTGACAGAGTTGGCGTGTTCTACAGTGGCA ACAGCATGGCACTGAAGGAGTACAAGCACGTGCTGGGGGGCTTGAAGCTCTCCTACACCATCAAACCCAGCCGGCACCAGGATGAGAGCATCTTCTACGTGGAAGGCCTCTCCTTCCCTGACGTTGACTTCTCAGGGCTGGTGGCTTTCCATGTGACGCTGCTGGAGAGCCCAGAGAAG GACTTGCTGGAGACTCCGATTTTCACCGACACGGTGGTTTTCCGCATGGCTCCCTGGATCATGACCCCCAACACCTTAGCACCACTGGAGGTCTTTGTCTGCAG cgTGGAAAACAATAAGGATTTCGTGGCAGCTGTGCGTGCCATGGCTGACAGTGCCAAGTGCCCGCTCACCATCTGCCCGGCGCTGGACAACCGCCAAGACCGCTGGATCCAG gatgagATGGAATTTGGCTACATCCAAGCTCCCCACAAGACCTTCCCTGTCGTCTTCGACTCACCTCGTGACGGCGGCCTGATGGATTTCCCTGTCAAGCGCATCCTG GGCCCTGACTTTGGTTATGTGTCCAGGAAGGCACCAGAGGGTGCTTCCGGCCTGGATTCCTTTGGGAATTTGGAGGTGAGCCCCCCAGTGTCGGTGCAGGGCAAGGAGTACCCCTTGGGTCGCATCTTGATCggcagcagcttccccag GTTCGGTGGCCGGCGGATGGCCAAAGCTGTCAAGGACTTTCTGATCGCCCAACAAGTGCAGGCTCCAGTGGAGCTCTTCTCAGACTGGCTTCTTGTTGGCCACATAGATGAGTTCCTCAGCTTCGTCCCCGCTCCTGACCGGAAG gctttccggctgctcctggccagccccAGCGCCTGCTACCAGCTCCTCAAGGAGAAGCAAGAGGAAGGCTTTGGTGAGGCTGCGATGTTTGAAG gactgCAGAAGGTCTCCAAGCCAACAATCAATGAGATTCTGGCCAATGAAGAGCTCCGGAAGTTCAATAACTATGTTCAG AGCTGCATCAACTGGAACAGGGACATCCTGAAGCGCTCTCTGGggctggctgagcaggacaTCATTGACCTCCCCCAGCTCTTCCGGGGCAAGGTGGACAGCGGGGCCGAAGCCTTCTTTCCAGACATG gtgaacatgctggtgctgggcaggcACCTGGGCATCCCCAAGCCCTTTGGCCCGGTGGTGGGTgggcagtgctgcctggaggagcgagtgagggcactgctggagcccctgggcCTCACCTGCACCTTCATTGACGACTTCTTCTCCTACCACCTCCTCCTTGGGGAGGTTCACTGCGGCACCAATGTCCGCCGGAAGCCCTTCGCCTTCAAGTGGTGGCACATGGTGCCATGA